GGATCTGGCAGTCGCGCGCGGATACGTCGTTCCCGCAGGTGTAGCCCATCACGTACTCGAGGGCCTCCGCCTCCGAGACGTTGCGGGCGGTCTTGCCGATGACCAGGCACAGCTCGGCCTCGTAATCCACCTCGGTCGGCGCCATGTGCGGCAGGACGATCGGGTCGTTGGGGCCGATGACCGAGGTGGTCGCCTTCAGGAACATCAGCGGCCGCTCGGGCAGCTTCATCTGCGACTCGACAGCATGCTTGCGGTAGTTCAGCCCCAGGGCGATGACATTGGGCGGGCAGACCGGGGCCAGTAGCCTCCCCTCCGACAGCTTGACGACCTGACCGGTCCGCGACTGGTCCGCCAGGGCCAGTAGCTCGATCTCCTGCCCCTCGACGATGCCCTGGCGGGTCTCGTTCTG
This region of bacterium genomic DNA includes:
- a CDS encoding fumarylacetoacetate hydrolase family protein, with product MKIARFEYQNETRQGIVEGQEIELLALADQSRTGQVVKLSEGRLLAPVCPPNVIALGLNYRKHAVESQMKLPERPLMFLKATTSVIGPNDPIVLPHMAPTEVDYEAELCLVIGKTARNVSEAEALEYVMGYTCGNDVSARDCQIRLDGGQWARGKSFDSFCPLGPWIETELDPDNVAIGSRLNGQVMQASNTSDLIFNCRQLVSYLSHSLTLLPGTVIMTGTPEGVGFVRQPPVYMQAGDVIEIEIEGIGVLRNPVVADCR